The Sphingomonas sanxanigenens DSM 19645 = NX02 genome includes a region encoding these proteins:
- a CDS encoding VOC family protein, whose translation MAHPRLEHINITVRDPERTAGMMQALFDWQVRWQGTNIGGGRTVHVGGEGSYVALSAAGAAREGSARGRPLNHIGIEVDDLDATERRVIAAGLGPFNHGDYAPGRRFYFLDADGIEYEVVSYR comes from the coding sequence ATGGCGCATCCGCGACTCGAACATATCAACATCACCGTCCGCGATCCCGAACGCACCGCCGGGATGATGCAGGCGCTGTTCGACTGGCAGGTCCGCTGGCAGGGCACCAACATCGGCGGCGGGCGCACCGTGCATGTCGGCGGCGAGGGATCCTATGTCGCGCTCTCCGCGGCGGGCGCAGCGCGGGAAGGCAGCGCCAGGGGCCGACCGCTCAACCATATCGGCATCGAGGTCGATGATCTCGACGCCACCGAACGCCGCGTGATCGCCGCCGGTCTCGGTCCGTTCAACCATGGCGATTACGCGCCCGGACGGCGCTTCTACTTCCTCGATGCCGACGGCATCGAATATGAGGTGGTGAGCTACCGATGA
- the soxR gene encoding redox-sensitive transcriptional activator SoxR → MAQSTLLTIGELARRTGLSVSAIRFYEARGLVSAIRTGGNQRRFLRADIRRLSFALIAQQLGLSLGEIEAELATLPHGRAPTQADWAAISARIRGAIDRRIAMLQRTRDRLDGCIGCGCLSLSNCALYNPEDRAARAGAGPRFVLHDGDPPEGR, encoded by the coding sequence ATGGCGCAATCCACCTTGCTGACGATCGGCGAACTGGCGCGGCGCACCGGGCTCAGCGTCTCGGCGATCCGCTTTTACGAGGCGCGCGGTCTGGTGAGCGCGATCCGCACGGGCGGCAACCAGCGCCGCTTCCTGCGCGCCGACATCCGCCGGCTGTCGTTCGCGCTGATCGCGCAGCAACTCGGCCTGTCCCTGGGCGAGATCGAGGCGGAACTGGCGACGCTGCCGCACGGCCGCGCACCGACGCAGGCGGACTGGGCGGCGATCAGCGCGCGGATCCGCGGCGCGATCGACCGCCGGATCGCGATGCTGCAGCGGACGCGCGACCGGCTCGACGGCTGCATCGGCTGCGGCTGCCTGTCGCTCAGCAACTGCGCGCTCTACAACCCGGAGGATCGCGCAGCACGCGCGGGCGCGGGGCCGCGCTTCGTGCTGCACGATGGCGATCCGCCCGAGGGACGATGA